Below is a window of Christensenella minuta DNA.
TTATTTTTACGTATCCGACAGCAACAACCCCCACCACACCCTTGCGGTAGAAGAATACATCCTTACCCATATAAATCCGGGAGAGGTCGTGCTTTATTTGTATACGCACAGGGATTCGGTGATTATCGGCAAAAACCAGAACGCATGGGGGGAATGCCGGCATGAAAAGCTTGAGCGCGACGGCGGGAAGCTCGCGCGGCGGATTTCAGGCGGCGGCGCCGTCTTTCACGATACAGGGAACCTTAACTTTTCCTTCATTGCGGATAAAAGCCGATATGACCTGCACCGCCAGCTAAAGGTCATGCTGGATGCGGCAAAAATGTTTGGGGTCGACGCGGAATTTTCAGGACGGAACGACATTCTGGCAGAAGGCCGGAAGTTTTCGGGCAACGCTTTCTGCATGCGTAAAAGCAGCGCGTTCCATCATGGGACCATATTGATTGATTCCGATATGGGCAAACTGGCCGGATATCTTGCCGTTCCCAAAGATAAGATCGAATCCAAGGGCATCGCGTCTGTGCGTTCCCGGGTG
It encodes the following:
- a CDS encoding lipoate--protein ligase — its product is MEKTPKENSMQEQHYFYVSDSNNPHHTLAVEEYILTHINPGEVVLYLYTHRDSVIIGKNQNAWGECRHEKLERDGGKLARRISGGGAVFHDTGNLNFSFIADKSRYDLHRQLKVMLDAAKMFGVDAEFSGRNDILAEGRKFSGNAFCMRKSSAFHHGTILIDSDMGKLAGYLAVPKDKIESKGIASVRSRVVNLAELNPEITPAKMTEALRQAFAEEYGQPQDYPFTQAAWDEIAAIEKRNASWEWIFGESPKFDITTKTRFPWGGIELLLSTKDGKVTDAKLYSDAMDADFIAGIAPALSGCIFRSTDLAKRLRTLPKTEDQQKIVEDIAQYIEQQGY